The genomic interval GGAATAGTTTTGATGCAGGCGAGGAAGCACCACTCGCAACACCGCAGTTTACTGGCGTAAATGAGGATGTGAGACTGGGGCTGACAAAGTCCTGCGCGAAAATAGGCCATTTTTCAGAGGTTCCCTAGATGTCGCATACCATTGGTAACAGCCAATGCACCCCGGGAAATCAGGCAGCCTGACGATTCGGTGTTTCGAGCAGCACCAACAGGTTTCCAGGGGTGGCTATTAAACAGATCAGGGCGATCTATTTAATTGCCGGATTAATAGAAACACTCGCAAGTTCGGTTCTACAGAAATTTCCAAAACAGACTCTGTTTTAAGTGCATGAGTAGAGGCAGTCATTATGTATGTAAGCTTTTTTGTTTTTCTGGCATTTTTAATTATTCTTGAGTGGTTTTATAAAGCCAGGAATTATCCGGCAATCCCCTGGTGGAAGACCCGGGCGATCTGCATAACGGTATTCACACTCAGTTGTGCTCAGCTGTTTTCCATCTGGTTTGACACAGTCATTCCTGATGTGATGCTGGTAAACACATCAGCATACCTGCCAGCCCCGTTAGCCGGTCTCGTGGGATTCATGTGGGCCACGCTCGCCGTCTATTGGTGGCACCTTGCCATGCATAAGAGTGACTTGCTGTGGCGATTGTTTCATCAGCTGCACCACAGCCCCCAACGTATAGAACTGCTGGCAACTTTTTATACCCACCCACTGAACTCTATCTCCGTTACTTTCTTTGGCAGCATTATGGTGCATATCATTGGCCTGAATATCGAAGCCGTCGGCTGGTACGCCATCATTTATTCCATGGCATCAGTGTTTAATCATGTCAACATCAGCGTCCCCCGCTGGATCGGTTATTTCATTCAGACACCGGACATGCACCGGGTCCATCACGAGTACCAGAGACATCAAAACAACTACGCCGAGTTTCCCCTTTGGGATATGTTATTCGGCACCTACCGCAATCCAGAGAAAGCGCCTGAGCGGTGCGGTTTTGATACCGATAAAGAAATTAAAGTCTTTTCCATGTTGATGCTGAAAGACGTGCATAAACGTGCCAAGGTACCCGAGTGACAGGACGGTGCCGCGTTAAACGTCAGATACGCGGCCGTTTCACAGATACGCTGGTTTGTGGTGAAGTCTTCAGGAATGGGAAACAGCTTGTGAACGCTGAACTCATACGGAGTGACTGACGATCCCGGGCCTAAGTTGTGCTCTGCGTCGTTCAGTCACTGATGATTGGCGGGTTTGGTGGTCTTTCTATTGAGGTTTCAGACTCATAGCCGGGGCGATATTATTAACAGACGCCCATGCCAACCATTAGTCTGACGCAAATACTATTAATCCCGACCGAAATCCTTGTCAGATTAATGATCCTCAAACACATACGCGTTGAGAATATGATCCTGCCATTCGCCATTTATTTTCAGATAGGATTCTGCATAACCTTCACGGACAAACCCGAGCCTTTTCAACAGCTTTGAGCTGCGTTTATTGGTCACCAGGTGATTGGCCATAACCCTGTGCAACCCATAACGGGTTTTGATGTATTGCATGGCATCGGTCAATGCTTCAAACATCACGCCTTTACCCTCCATTTTTCCGTCAACTGAAAATCCCAAATGGCAGGCCTGGAATACCCCCATGACAAAATTACTGAAGTTGATGTTGCCAATAATCGTGCTGGAGTCTTTTTCCGTGATCATAAACGATATACCGCGCTGGTTTTTTTCGTCTTCCATCATCATCTG from Gynuella sunshinyii YC6258 carries:
- a CDS encoding GNAT family N-acetyltransferase — protein: MYQNKVFSTARLDVYSVTTDMAEAFQSFLLRNKERLAPFEPLRGDDYYELENIRQRIQMMMEDEKNQRGISFMITEKDSSTIIGNINFSNFVMGVFQACHLGFSVDGKMEGKGVMFEALTDAMQYIKTRYGLHRVMANHLVTNKRSSKLLKRLGFVREGYAESYLKINGEWQDHILNAYVFEDH
- a CDS encoding sterol desaturase family protein, whose product is MYVSFFVFLAFLIILEWFYKARNYPAIPWWKTRAICITVFTLSCAQLFSIWFDTVIPDVMLVNTSAYLPAPLAGLVGFMWATLAVYWWHLAMHKSDLLWRLFHQLHHSPQRIELLATFYTHPLNSISVTFFGSIMVHIIGLNIEAVGWYAIIYSMASVFNHVNISVPRWIGYFIQTPDMHRVHHEYQRHQNNYAEFPLWDMLFGTYRNPEKAPERCGFDTDKEIKVFSMLMLKDVHKRAKVPE